One stretch of Euphorbia lathyris chromosome 7, ddEupLath1.1, whole genome shotgun sequence DNA includes these proteins:
- the LOC136235366 gene encoding tetratricopeptide repeat protein SKI3 isoform X1, with the protein MSKTDDEDKEDNSAKLIKLEELVEAHPEDPSIRFDLALLLWEEGGDSSEIKEKAAENFVISVKLNPSNAAAFRYLGLYYSRFSVDIQRALKCYQRAVSLNPDDSESGEALCDLLDNSGKESLQLALCKEASEKSPRAFWAFRRLGYLYIHQTRWSEAVQCLQHAIRGYPTCADLWEALGLAYQRLGMFTAATKSYGRAIELEDRRVFALVESGNIFLMLGSFKKGVEQYKRALEVSPQDLSANYGLASGLLSLSKECMNLGALKWGASLLEDAWKVADSNSQAAGNFSCMWKLNGDIQLTYAKCFPWMDEDESAAFDVKTFDASIRSWKQTCLLAAMSARRSYQRALHLAPWQANLYVDVALSLDLISSMDEDCEHDLFPWQLSEKMAMGGLLLEGDNYEFWVALGCLSGHNAMKQHAFIRGLHLDVSSAVAWAFLGKLYREEGEKKLARLAFDCARSIDPSLALPWAGMAADAHPVESAAEEAFESSLRAVQILPLAEFQIGLAKLAFFSGNLASSQVYGAIRQAVLRAPQCPESHNLKGLICEARSEYQIAVTSYRLALYAMKISSGEAARYHLPDIRINLARSLCRAGYAEDAIQECESLKREGLLNAEGMQIYAVSLWQVGKNDLALSVARNLATSIPTMEQTSAVASVSFICQLLYSVSGLEATITSILTMPTEFFQSSKVSFTLSALHSLDRSNRLESAVSISRNSLVSYEDITGMHYLIALGKLVKHESEFCLGFKSGINHLKKVLHKYPNSRLIRDLLGQLLLSNEEWEDAHVAPRCSIADGSCNASEAGLKSGCEIIGAGAVACYAVGNKDPKFCFPTCGYECLSGPEAILEMQKYLRREPWNHNARYLLILNVFQRAREERFPPQLCAALERLLFVALSSELYTRESLPYQYQKFQLLLCRSEISLQGGNGDCIKYAKSALSLLLPTTYLFFGHLLLCRIYAALNNYGKLKEEYVRCLELRTDYHVGWICLKILESQYEIQADSNISGFGFKECSKEWKDSWKMWMAVYSLVFGLLSLRNQEFLVAEESLAQACSLAGSDSCFFLCHGAACMELARQLSSSQFLSIAMRSLTQAYANSVTPLPYVSLLLAQVEGSLGSKQKWEKNLRLEWFSWPPEMRPAELFFQMHLLARQSEARCDPSSNVEFCQSPQKWVLRAIHTNPSCLKYWKVLPKLM; encoded by the exons ATGTCGAAAACG GATGATGAAGACAAGGAGGATAACAGTGCTAAGTTGATAAAATTGGAGGAGTTGGTTGAAGCTCATCCTGAAGATCCTTCTATTCGATTTGATCTC GCGCTCTTGTTATGGGAGGAAGGAGGCGATTCTAGCGAAATCAAGGAGAAAGCCGCTGAGAATTTTGTTATTTCGGTTAAATTGAATCCTAGTAATGCAGCAGCTTTCAGGTATTTGGGGCTTTACTACTCTCGATTTTCTGTTGATATTCAGAGAGCTCTCAAGTGTTATCAGAGGGCGGTTTCTCTTAATCCTGATGATTCTGAATCTGGGGAAGCCCTCTGCGATTTGTTGGACAATTCCGGGAAGGAGAGCTTACAATTGGCACTGTGCAAGGAAGCTTCAGAAAAGTCACCCAGGGCCTTTTGGGCCTTCCGGCGATTGGGTTACCTATATATCCATCAGACTAGATGGTCTGAAGCCGTTCAGTGTCTTCAGCATGCCATTCGAGGTTATCCAACCTGTGCTGATTTGTGGGAA GCACTGGGCCTTGCCTACCAGCGACTTGGCATGTTTACTGCTGCTACCAAG TCATACGGGCGTGCCATTGAGTTGGAAGATAGAAGAGTTTTTGCTTTAGTTGAGAGTGGAAATATCTTCTTGATGCTTGGTTCCTTCAAAAAG GGAGTTGAGCAGTATAAACGAGCTCTTGAGGTCTCACCTCAAGATCTGTCTGCAAACTATGGGCTTGCTTCTGGACTCCTCAGTTTGTCAAAGGAATGTATGAATTTGGGTGCTTTGAAATGGGGGGCATCATTATTGGAG GATGCTTGGAAAGTCGCGGATTCAAATTCTCAGGCAGCTGGAAATTTTTCATGTATGTGGAAGTTAAATGGCGATATTCAA CTCACCTATGCAAAATGTTTTCCCTGGATGGATGAGGATGAAAGTGCAGCATTTGATGTTAAAACTTTTGATGCTTCCATCCGTTCCTGGAAGCAAACCTGTCTTTTGGCTGCAATGTCTGCCAGAAGGTCATATCAACGGGCGTTGCACTTGGCTCCATGGCAAGCTAATCTTTATGTTGACGTTGCATTATCTTTGGATCTCATTTCTTCTATGGATGAGGATTGTGAACATGATTTATTTCCTTG GCAGCTGTCAGAGAAGATGGCTATGGGGGGTTTGTTACTTGAGGGTGACAATTATGAGTTCTGGGTGGCACTAGGTTGTTTATCTGGCCATAATGCAATGAAACAACATGCCTTCATCAGGGGATTGCATTTGGATGTATCTTCAGCTGTTGCTTGGGCATTTCTTGGAAAG CTTTATAGAGAAGAAGGTGAAAAGAAATTGGCAAGACTAGCATTTGACTGTGCTAGAAGCATAGATCCTTCACTTGCCTTACCATGGGCAGGAATGGCAGCTGATGCTCATCCTGT GGAAAGTGCAGCGGAGGAGGCTTTTGAGAGCAGTTTACGAGCTGTGCAGATATTGCCT CTGGCAGAGTTTCAAATTGGTCTTGCTAAGCTTGCCTTTTTTTCTGGGAACCTTGCATCTTCACAG GTATATGGAGCCATCCGGCAGGCAGTCTTACGGGCCCCTCAGTGTCCTGAATCTCATAATTTGAAAGGGCTCATTTGTGAGGCACGATCTGAGTATCAGATTGCTGTCACTTCTTACAGGCTAGCCCTCTATGCAATGAAAATTTCATCAGGAGAAGCTGCAAGATATCATTTGCCAGATATAAGAATTAATTTAGCTCGATCTCTTTGTAGG GCTGGGTATGCTGAAGATGCTATTCAAGAATGTGAAAGTTTGAAGAGAGAAG GTTTGCTCAATGCGGAAGGCATGCAGATATATGCTGTTTCTCTATGGCAAGTTGGCAAGAATGACCTTGCTCTCTCTGTGGCGAGAAATCTGGCCACTAGCATTCCTACAATGGAGCAAACATCTGCGGTTGCTTCTGTTAGTTTTATCTGCCAATTGCTGTATTCTGTTTCTGGACTAGAAGCAACAATTACTAGCATATTGACAATGCCAACAGAATTCTTCCAAAGCTCAAAAGTCAGCTTTACATTGTCTGCTTTGCATTCTCTTGATAGAAGTAATCGACTTGAGTCAGCTGTTTCAATCAGTCGTAATTCTCTTGTATCTTACGAAGACATTACTGGAATGCATTATTTAATAGCACTTGGTAAATTG GTGAAACATGAGTCAGAATTTTGCCTTGGATTTAAGAGTGGCATTAATCATCTAAAGAAAGTCCTTCATAAGTACCCTAACAGTAGATTAATAAG GGATTTACTTGGACAACTTTTGCTCTCCAATGAAGAATGGGAAGATGCTCATGTAGCTCCCAGGTGCAGCATTGCTGATGGTTCTTGCAATGCAAGTGAAGCAGGTTTGAAGTCAGGATGCGAGATTATTGGTGCTGGAGCAGTTGCTTGCTATGCAGTTGGCAACAAAGATCCGAAGTTTTGTTTCCCCACATGCGGTTATGAGTGCCTAAGTGGACCTGAAGCCATTCTAGAAATGCAGAA GTATCTACGTCGAGAACCGTGGAACCATAATGCACGGTATTTGCTTATACTTAATGTTTTTCAGAGGGCACGTGAGGAGAGGTTTCCTCCACAACTCTGCGCAGCACTTGAGCGACTACTTTTTGTGGCACTTTCCAGTGAGTTATACACTAGAGAAAGCTTGCCATATCAATACCAAAAGTTTCAACTTTTACTTTGTCGTTCTGAAATCAGTTTGCAAGGTGGGAACGGAGATTGCATCAAGTACGCTAAAAGTGCTCTCTCACTTTTGCTGCCAACGACCTACCTATTCTTTGGACACTTGCTATTATGTCGCATCTATGCTGCTCTAAATAACTATGGAAAACTTAAAGAAGAATATGTGAGATGCCTGGAGCTCAGGACTGATTACCATGTAGGATGGATATGTCTCAAAATCTTGGAATCCCAATATGAAATCCAAGCCGACTCAAATATCTCAGGGTTCGGTTTCAAGGAGTGCTCAAAAGAATGGAAGGATTCATGGAAAATGTGGATGGCTGTGTATAGTTTGGTTTTCGGTTTATTATCTTTAAGGAACCAGGAGTTCTTAGTTGCTGAAGAATCTTTGGCGCAAGCTTGTTCATTGGCGGGTTCTGACAGCTGTTTCTTTCTTTGTCATG GTGCTGCTTGCATGGAGCTTGCGAGACAGTTATCTAGTTCGCAATTCCTATCAATTGCAATGAGAAGCCTCACCCAAGCTTATGCAAACTCTGTTACTCCCTTGCCTTATGTGTCCTTATTGCTGGCGCAAGTAGAAGGGAGCCTTGGTTCGAAGCAGAAATGGGAGAAGAACCTTCGGCTTGAATGGTTCTCTTGGCCACCAG AAATGAGACCTGCAGAGCTGTTCTTTCAAATGCATTTGCTTGCAAGGCAATCAGAAGCCAGATGTGACCCTTCGTCCAACGTGGAATTCTGTCAAAGCCCGCAGAAATGGGTTCTTCGAGCAATCCATACGAATCCTTCGTGTTTAAAATACTGGAAGGTCTTACCGAAGCTCATGTAA
- the LOC136235366 gene encoding tetratricopeptide repeat protein SKI3 isoform X2, producing MQQLSALCDLLDNSGKESLQLALCKEASEKSPRAFWAFRRLGYLYIHQTRWSEAVQCLQHAIRGYPTCADLWEALGLAYQRLGMFTAATKSYGRAIELEDRRVFALVESGNIFLMLGSFKKGVEQYKRALEVSPQDLSANYGLASGLLSLSKECMNLGALKWGASLLEDAWKVADSNSQAAGNFSCMWKLNGDIQLTYAKCFPWMDEDESAAFDVKTFDASIRSWKQTCLLAAMSARRSYQRALHLAPWQANLYVDVALSLDLISSMDEDCEHDLFPWQLSEKMAMGGLLLEGDNYEFWVALGCLSGHNAMKQHAFIRGLHLDVSSAVAWAFLGKLYREEGEKKLARLAFDCARSIDPSLALPWAGMAADAHPVESAAEEAFESSLRAVQILPLAEFQIGLAKLAFFSGNLASSQVYGAIRQAVLRAPQCPESHNLKGLICEARSEYQIAVTSYRLALYAMKISSGEAARYHLPDIRINLARSLCRAGYAEDAIQECESLKREGLLNAEGMQIYAVSLWQVGKNDLALSVARNLATSIPTMEQTSAVASVSFICQLLYSVSGLEATITSILTMPTEFFQSSKVSFTLSALHSLDRSNRLESAVSISRNSLVSYEDITGMHYLIALGKLVKHESEFCLGFKSGINHLKKVLHKYPNSRLIRDLLGQLLLSNEEWEDAHVAPRCSIADGSCNASEAGLKSGCEIIGAGAVACYAVGNKDPKFCFPTCGYECLSGPEAILEMQKYLRREPWNHNARYLLILNVFQRAREERFPPQLCAALERLLFVALSSELYTRESLPYQYQKFQLLLCRSEISLQGGNGDCIKYAKSALSLLLPTTYLFFGHLLLCRIYAALNNYGKLKEEYVRCLELRTDYHVGWICLKILESQYEIQADSNISGFGFKECSKEWKDSWKMWMAVYSLVFGLLSLRNQEFLVAEESLAQACSLAGSDSCFFLCHGAACMELARQLSSSQFLSIAMRSLTQAYANSVTPLPYVSLLLAQVEGSLGSKQKWEKNLRLEWFSWPPEMRPAELFFQMHLLARQSEARCDPSSNVEFCQSPQKWVLRAIHTNPSCLKYWKVLPKLM from the exons ATGCAGCAGCTTTCAG CCCTCTGCGATTTGTTGGACAATTCCGGGAAGGAGAGCTTACAATTGGCACTGTGCAAGGAAGCTTCAGAAAAGTCACCCAGGGCCTTTTGGGCCTTCCGGCGATTGGGTTACCTATATATCCATCAGACTAGATGGTCTGAAGCCGTTCAGTGTCTTCAGCATGCCATTCGAGGTTATCCAACCTGTGCTGATTTGTGGGAA GCACTGGGCCTTGCCTACCAGCGACTTGGCATGTTTACTGCTGCTACCAAG TCATACGGGCGTGCCATTGAGTTGGAAGATAGAAGAGTTTTTGCTTTAGTTGAGAGTGGAAATATCTTCTTGATGCTTGGTTCCTTCAAAAAG GGAGTTGAGCAGTATAAACGAGCTCTTGAGGTCTCACCTCAAGATCTGTCTGCAAACTATGGGCTTGCTTCTGGACTCCTCAGTTTGTCAAAGGAATGTATGAATTTGGGTGCTTTGAAATGGGGGGCATCATTATTGGAG GATGCTTGGAAAGTCGCGGATTCAAATTCTCAGGCAGCTGGAAATTTTTCATGTATGTGGAAGTTAAATGGCGATATTCAA CTCACCTATGCAAAATGTTTTCCCTGGATGGATGAGGATGAAAGTGCAGCATTTGATGTTAAAACTTTTGATGCTTCCATCCGTTCCTGGAAGCAAACCTGTCTTTTGGCTGCAATGTCTGCCAGAAGGTCATATCAACGGGCGTTGCACTTGGCTCCATGGCAAGCTAATCTTTATGTTGACGTTGCATTATCTTTGGATCTCATTTCTTCTATGGATGAGGATTGTGAACATGATTTATTTCCTTG GCAGCTGTCAGAGAAGATGGCTATGGGGGGTTTGTTACTTGAGGGTGACAATTATGAGTTCTGGGTGGCACTAGGTTGTTTATCTGGCCATAATGCAATGAAACAACATGCCTTCATCAGGGGATTGCATTTGGATGTATCTTCAGCTGTTGCTTGGGCATTTCTTGGAAAG CTTTATAGAGAAGAAGGTGAAAAGAAATTGGCAAGACTAGCATTTGACTGTGCTAGAAGCATAGATCCTTCACTTGCCTTACCATGGGCAGGAATGGCAGCTGATGCTCATCCTGT GGAAAGTGCAGCGGAGGAGGCTTTTGAGAGCAGTTTACGAGCTGTGCAGATATTGCCT CTGGCAGAGTTTCAAATTGGTCTTGCTAAGCTTGCCTTTTTTTCTGGGAACCTTGCATCTTCACAG GTATATGGAGCCATCCGGCAGGCAGTCTTACGGGCCCCTCAGTGTCCTGAATCTCATAATTTGAAAGGGCTCATTTGTGAGGCACGATCTGAGTATCAGATTGCTGTCACTTCTTACAGGCTAGCCCTCTATGCAATGAAAATTTCATCAGGAGAAGCTGCAAGATATCATTTGCCAGATATAAGAATTAATTTAGCTCGATCTCTTTGTAGG GCTGGGTATGCTGAAGATGCTATTCAAGAATGTGAAAGTTTGAAGAGAGAAG GTTTGCTCAATGCGGAAGGCATGCAGATATATGCTGTTTCTCTATGGCAAGTTGGCAAGAATGACCTTGCTCTCTCTGTGGCGAGAAATCTGGCCACTAGCATTCCTACAATGGAGCAAACATCTGCGGTTGCTTCTGTTAGTTTTATCTGCCAATTGCTGTATTCTGTTTCTGGACTAGAAGCAACAATTACTAGCATATTGACAATGCCAACAGAATTCTTCCAAAGCTCAAAAGTCAGCTTTACATTGTCTGCTTTGCATTCTCTTGATAGAAGTAATCGACTTGAGTCAGCTGTTTCAATCAGTCGTAATTCTCTTGTATCTTACGAAGACATTACTGGAATGCATTATTTAATAGCACTTGGTAAATTG GTGAAACATGAGTCAGAATTTTGCCTTGGATTTAAGAGTGGCATTAATCATCTAAAGAAAGTCCTTCATAAGTACCCTAACAGTAGATTAATAAG GGATTTACTTGGACAACTTTTGCTCTCCAATGAAGAATGGGAAGATGCTCATGTAGCTCCCAGGTGCAGCATTGCTGATGGTTCTTGCAATGCAAGTGAAGCAGGTTTGAAGTCAGGATGCGAGATTATTGGTGCTGGAGCAGTTGCTTGCTATGCAGTTGGCAACAAAGATCCGAAGTTTTGTTTCCCCACATGCGGTTATGAGTGCCTAAGTGGACCTGAAGCCATTCTAGAAATGCAGAA GTATCTACGTCGAGAACCGTGGAACCATAATGCACGGTATTTGCTTATACTTAATGTTTTTCAGAGGGCACGTGAGGAGAGGTTTCCTCCACAACTCTGCGCAGCACTTGAGCGACTACTTTTTGTGGCACTTTCCAGTGAGTTATACACTAGAGAAAGCTTGCCATATCAATACCAAAAGTTTCAACTTTTACTTTGTCGTTCTGAAATCAGTTTGCAAGGTGGGAACGGAGATTGCATCAAGTACGCTAAAAGTGCTCTCTCACTTTTGCTGCCAACGACCTACCTATTCTTTGGACACTTGCTATTATGTCGCATCTATGCTGCTCTAAATAACTATGGAAAACTTAAAGAAGAATATGTGAGATGCCTGGAGCTCAGGACTGATTACCATGTAGGATGGATATGTCTCAAAATCTTGGAATCCCAATATGAAATCCAAGCCGACTCAAATATCTCAGGGTTCGGTTTCAAGGAGTGCTCAAAAGAATGGAAGGATTCATGGAAAATGTGGATGGCTGTGTATAGTTTGGTTTTCGGTTTATTATCTTTAAGGAACCAGGAGTTCTTAGTTGCTGAAGAATCTTTGGCGCAAGCTTGTTCATTGGCGGGTTCTGACAGCTGTTTCTTTCTTTGTCATG GTGCTGCTTGCATGGAGCTTGCGAGACAGTTATCTAGTTCGCAATTCCTATCAATTGCAATGAGAAGCCTCACCCAAGCTTATGCAAACTCTGTTACTCCCTTGCCTTATGTGTCCTTATTGCTGGCGCAAGTAGAAGGGAGCCTTGGTTCGAAGCAGAAATGGGAGAAGAACCTTCGGCTTGAATGGTTCTCTTGGCCACCAG AAATGAGACCTGCAGAGCTGTTCTTTCAAATGCATTTGCTTGCAAGGCAATCAGAAGCCAGATGTGACCCTTCGTCCAACGTGGAATTCTGTCAAAGCCCGCAGAAATGGGTTCTTCGAGCAATCCATACGAATCCTTCGTGTTTAAAATACTGGAAGGTCTTACCGAAGCTCATGTAA